Proteins co-encoded in one Papaver somniferum cultivar HN1 chromosome 5, ASM357369v1, whole genome shotgun sequence genomic window:
- the LOC113281632 gene encoding probable methyltransferase PMT2, whose protein sequence is MAKGNPKESRMRSSTSIIIVIGLCCFFYILGAWQRSGFGKGDSIAEKITKQTDCTVVPSLNFETHHSSDSEVGVTVDESETKVKEIKPCPAKYTDYTPCHDQKRAMTFPREGMVYRERHCPPEEEKLHCLIPAPKGYATPFPWPKSRDYVHFANAPYKSLTVEKAIQNWVHYEGSVFRFPGGGTQFPQGADAYINQIASVIPIKNGTVRTVLDTGCGVASFGAYLLKKNVIAMSFAPRDNHEAQVQFALERGVPAIVAVFGTIKLPYPTRSFDMAHCSRCLIPWGANDGMYMMEVDRVLRPGGYWVLSGPPINWKNNYISWQRPKEDLQEEQRKIEKIAKRLCWEKKSEKGETAIWRKSINADACRGRDESQETMCEATDTTDVWYKKIDKCITPYPEVSSQSEVAGGQLKPFPERLHAIPPRIASGSVPGVSVEDYLEDNKLWKKHVNAYKRINKLLDSGRYRNIMDMNAGLGSFAAAIDSPKLWVMNVMPNIAEKDTLGVIYERGLIGIYHDWCEAFSTYPRTYDLIHANGVFSLYQDKCSAEDILLEMDRILRPEGTVIFRDEVEVLIKVKKIISGMRWNTRISDHEDGPQVPEKILVVVKQYWTVGGNNSTSSE, encoded by the exons ATGGCAAAAgggaaccctaaagagagtaggaTGCGTAGCTCCACATCCATAATTATTGTAATTGGTTTATGTTGTTTCTTCTACATATTGGGTGCATGGCAAAGGAGTGGGTTCGGGAAGGGAGACAGCATAGCTGAAAAGATTACAAAGCAGACGGACTGCACTGTGGTTCCGAGCCTCAATTTCGAGACACATCATAGTAGTGATAGCGAAGTAGGGGTAACAGTTGATGAATCTGAAACAAAAGTGAAAGAGATTAAGCCATGTCCTGCTAAATATACTGATTACACACCCTGCCATGATCAGAAGCGGGCCATGACTTTCCCTAGAGAAGGTATGGTTTACAGAGAAAGACATTGTCCTCCAGAGGAAGAGAAGTTGCATTGCCTTATTCCAGCACCAAAGGGATATGCAACTCCCTTTCCATGGCCAAAGAGTCGTGATTATGTACATTTCGCTAATGCTCCATATAAGAGTTTGACAGTCGAGAAGGCCATTCAGAACTGGGTTCACTATGAGGGTAGTGTGTTCAGATTCCCAGGTGGAGGAACACAGTTTCCTCAGGGAGCAGATGCCTACATTAATCAAATTGCTTCTGTGATTCCAATTAAAAATGGGACAGTTAGAACCGTACTGGATACTGGCTGCGGG GTTGCTAGTTTTGGTGCATATCTTTTAAAAAAGAATGTCATTGCCATGTCTTTTGCGCCACGAGACAACCACGAAGCGCAAGTGCAGTTTGCTTTGGAAAGAGGTGTACCTGCAATTGTTGCTGTGTTCGGAACCATAAAGCTTCCTTACCCAACGAGATCATTTGACATGGCTCACTGTTCACGGTGCTTGATTCCGTGGGGAGCAAATG ATGGTATGTACATGATGGAAGTTGATCGTGTTCTCAGACCTGGTGGGTACTGGGTGCTTTCTGGTCCTCCAATCAATTGGAAGAACAATTATATTTCATGGCAGCGTCCTAAGGAGGATCTCCAGGAGGAGCAAAGAAAAATTGAAAAGATCGCTAAACGACTATGCTGGGAAAAGAAGTCTGAGAAGGGTGAAACTGCAATCTGGAGAAAGAGTATAAATGCTGATGCATGTCGTGGAAGAGATGAATCTCAAGAAACTATGTGTGAGGCCACAGACACAACTGATGTTTG GTACAAGAAGATCGATAAATGCATAACACCTTATCCTGAGGTTAGCAGTCAAAGTGAAGTTGCTGGAGGACAGCTGAAACCTTTCCCAGAAAGACTCCATGCCATCCCTCCCAGAATCGCTAGTGGATCTGTTCCTGGAGTTTCCGTCGAGGATTATCTAGAGGACAACAAACTGTGGAAGAAGCATGTAAACGCCTACAAGAGGATCAATAAGCTCCTTGATTCAGGGAGGTACCGCAACATCATGGATATGAATGCAGGATTGGGAAGTTTTGCTGCAGCAATTGATTCTCCCAAATTGTGGGTCATGAATGTCATGCCAAATATTGCGGAGAAAGATACTCTCGGTGTCATATACGAGCGAGGGTTGATTGGTATATATCATGACTG GTGTGAAGCTTTCTCAACATACCCAAGAACATATGACCTAATTCACGCCAATGGCGTTTTCAGCTTGTACCAGGACAA ATGTAGTGCTGAAGACATTCTTCTGGAGATGGATCGTATTTTGCGACCAGAAGGTACAGTAATATTCAGGGATGAGGTTGAAGTTTTAATAAAGGTTAAGAAAATTATCAGTGGGATGAGATGGAACACAAGGATATCTGATCACGAAGACGGCCCTCAAGTCCCTGAGAAGATATTGGTTGTAGTCAAACAATACTGGACAGTAGGTGGAAACAACTCGACATCTTCAGAGTGA
- the LOC113279083 gene encoding uncharacterized protein LOC113279083, producing the protein MAGSDFRSTDKAWYTVKKLELDEDKHTLTVRFVGFSDTEVFSVKTFKTAGELDWFSKRFRPACLQLQDEECKRVKPGLEVCTLLKIGKTQKFYNGVLKSVHPKPHKHVKGEDTCFCIFEVVWSEGPRQSRADKMGIEAVCKRQQGSALFDHSLRSFLEMSQAHLES; encoded by the exons ATGGCGGGTTCAGATTTTCGATCCACTGATAAGGCGTGGTACACCGTGAAAAAACTGGAACTAGACGAGGATAAGCACACGCTTACTGTCAGATTCGTAGGCTTTAGTGATACAGAAGTATTCAGTGTGAAAACTTTCAAGACGGCTGGTGAATTAGATTGGTTTTCAAAGAGGTTTCGTCCGGCATGTCTCCAGTTACAGGACGAGGAGTGTAAACGTGTGAAACCTGGATTGGAGGTATGCACGCTACTTAAAATAGGCAAAACTCAAAAGTTTTACAATGGTGTTCTCAAATCT GTACACCCTAAACCTCACAAACATGTAAAAGGAGAAGACACTTGTTTTTGTATATTTGAGGTCGTATGGTCAGAAGGTCCAAGGCAATCTCGTGCTGATAAGATGGGAATCGAAGCAGTGTGCAAACGTCAACAAGGATCTGCATTGTTTGATCACTCCCTCAGAAGTTTCTTGGAGATGTCACAAGCGCATCTTGAGTCGTAA